A part of Dehalogenimonas sp. W genomic DNA contains:
- a CDS encoding MBL fold metallo-hydrolase, whose product MILERLTVGAIEANCYLVGDETTKEGLVIDPGADAELIISRIRQLGLKIKYIILTHGHFDHTAATGAVKEATGAVLAVHQGDLELLNDDSLPRLIGFRATPVPAPEMILQGWEDLSIGEMKFTVLHVPGHSPGGIALYGQDTVFTGDALFAGGIGRTDLPGGDYNTLIDSLNTRLLALDDAIKVYPGHGPDTTIGDERRGNPFLVNPPRREC is encoded by the coding sequence ATGATTTTGGAACGTTTAACGGTCGGGGCGATTGAGGCTAATTGTTATCTGGTGGGTGATGAAACCACTAAAGAAGGGCTGGTGATTGACCCGGGCGCTGACGCGGAACTGATAATAAGCCGGATCCGGCAGCTGGGACTGAAGATAAAATATATCATCCTGACCCACGGTCATTTTGACCATACGGCAGCAACCGGCGCGGTGAAAGAAGCGACCGGGGCGGTACTGGCGGTGCATCAGGGTGACCTGGAATTGTTGAATGATGACTCGTTGCCCCGGCTGATTGGTTTTCGGGCCACGCCGGTGCCGGCACCGGAAATGATATTGCAGGGGTGGGAAGACCTTAGTATTGGAGAAATGAAATTCACCGTACTGCATGTGCCGGGTCATTCTCCGGGAGGCATTGCGCTTTACGGTCAGGATACTGTCTTTACCGGGGACGCGCTGTTTGCCGGCGGTATCGGGCGGACGGACCTGCCGGGCGGCGACTATAATACTTTAATTGACAGTCTGAATACCCGGCTACTGGCCCTTGACGATGCCATAAAAGTTTACCCCGGGCACGGCCCCGATACTACTATCGGAGACGAGCGCCGGGGTAATCCATTTTTAGTTAATCCGCCCAGGCGGGAATGCTAA